The sequence below is a genomic window from Campylobacter concisus.
TTTGCTCGTCATTTACCTCGGCAAAATCGCGAATTCGCTTTAATAGTCTAAGAGCGATCCTAGGCGTTGCGCGTGAGCGTTTGGCGATCTCAAGTGAGGCGTTTTTGTCGCACTCTTTCCCAAGCTTAGCTGAGGCGATCTGTACGATACGGCTTAGCTCACTGCTTGTGTAAAACTGCAGCCTAAAGTCCATCCCAAAGCGGTCCCTTAAAGGCGCTGAGATCATGCCAGCACGCGTCGTTGCACCTATTAGCGTAAATTTTGGCAAGTCTATCTTGATAGTCTGGGCAGCCGGCCCTGAGCCTATGATAATGTCAAGCCTAAAGTCCTCCATCGCAGGGTAGAGCACCTCCTCGATAGCTGGGCTTAGACGGTGTATCTCGTCGATAAAAAGCACGTCGCCCTCTTGTAAATTTGTAAGGATCGCGGCTAGATCGCCACTCTTTTCTATCATTGGGGCCGCAGTCATTTTGATACTAACACCCATTTCATTTGCGATGATGTGAGCAAGTGTCGTTTTACCAAGTCCTGGAGGGCCGTAAAATAGCACGTGATCTAGGCACTCGTTTCGCTTTTTGGCTGCTTTTATAAAGACGTCTAAATTTTGTTTTATCTTTTCTTGGCCGATGTAGTCTTCAAATTTTGTCGGTCTAAGCGAGACTTCAAAGTCATTTTCAAAGCTTACTTTTTCGATTTCAACGATTCTATCCAAAGTTTTTCCTTCTAAATTTAAGGCTTCATTTTACGCTTTTATGCTTAATCTAAGCTCGTTTAAATTTATAGTAAAAGGTGCTGCCCTTGCCATAGATGCTATCAACGCCGTATATAATTTCATGTTTTTGGCAAATTTCACTTACGATATTTAGCCCAAGGCCAAAGCCGCCTTGGATTTCATCCTCTCTGACGTATCTTTTCCAGACCTTTTTAACGTCCTTTATCCCCTTGCCAAAGTCTTGCACGCTAAGATTGATGCGATCTGCTTCAAGCTCTAAATTTACTATTATCTTGCTCTCTTTTGGGCTGTATTTTATGGCGTTTGTGATGGTGTTATCGATGATGCGCTGAGCTTCGACCTTGCTTAGCATAGTAAATGCATCGCTTTCTAAATTTGTCTTTACCACGATATGCTTAACATCAGCCACGCTTGAGAGAAATTTCACTCGCTCTATTATGTATTCGCCCAAATTTAGGTGCTCAAGTGGGAATTTTATGTAGCCACGCTTTATGAAGTATTCGACATCTTCATAAGTTATTTGCATCTGTTTTAGGGCATTTTTGATACGGGTTATATACTTGTTTTCAAGTCCAAGCATCTCAAGGTTCATGCCAGCTACGCCAAGTGGAGTCTTTAGCTCGTGCATGGCGTCGTTAAAGAAGTTGTTCATATATTTTTGAAACTCTTTATAAGGCTTAACGCTACTTAGATATAAGAAATATACGATAAAAAGCACAGCCACAAGGATGACAAGGAGCATAAGTGCCGCTAGAAATATACTTTTTTCATTATCAAGCTCTTTTTCAACGACAATGTAATAAGGCGTTTTATCCTTTATAAAAAAGCTTTTATAAAACAAGAAGCCATTTTCTTCAAGTGTTACAAATTTAAAGTTGCTTGGCTGCTTGGCGAGATTTGAAATAATAGGATTAAAATTTACATCATAGATTGCAAATTTATACTTTAAAGAAGGAGTTATATTTTCATTTTTTAAAAACGAATTTTTGATAATAGTTTCATGCTTCATCGCACCAAAAAGAGCTTTTGAAGTACTATTTTTTTGGCTTAAATTTAAGATCACAAAGCTTTGAAAACAAAAGAGCGACATTATCACAAATGTCGCTATGATCTGGATCTTAAAGCTCTTGTGCATCTATCTTGTAGCCTATACGCCTCTTTGAAGTGATAAAGTCACTAGTTGTTTTGTTTCTTATCTTTAAAACATGCATTCTGATATCAGCGCCTTCTATCTCTTTATCATTCCAGACAAGATCTCTTAGCTCTTCCATGCTGACGTAAGAATTTAGATGCGAAACTAGACACTCAACAAGTGCAACTTCTTTTGCGCTAAGATCGACCATTTTGCCGTTTTTAAATAGCGCACGCTTGTTTAGATTAAAGCTAAACTCGTCATTGATCTTTACTATGTTTTTATCGTCAGTTCCATAGTATTTTCTCATAAGCTCAGTTACTCTAAATTTAAGCTCAGCAAGCTCAAATGGCTTTTTTAGGTATTCATTACAGCCAAGCTCGTAGCCAATCGCCATATCGCCTATATCAACTAAAGATGTTGTTATCATGATAGGAGCGTTTGGATTTAAACTCCTTATGTACTTGATAACCTCATGTCCATTTACGCCAGGGACTTTTATATCAAGTATAAAAAGATGATAGAAATTTTTCTCTATCAGATCACACG
It includes:
- the ruvB gene encoding Holliday junction branch migration DNA helicase RuvB, which gives rise to MDRIVEIEKVSFENDFEVSLRPTKFEDYIGQEKIKQNLDVFIKAAKKRNECLDHVLFYGPPGLGKTTLAHIIANEMGVSIKMTAAPMIEKSGDLAAILTNLQEGDVLFIDEIHRLSPAIEEVLYPAMEDFRLDIIIGSGPAAQTIKIDLPKFTLIGATTRAGMISAPLRDRFGMDFRLQFYTSSELSRIVQIASAKLGKECDKNASLEIAKRSRATPRIALRLLKRIRDFAEVNDEQIISHERAKEGLNALGVNSLGFDEMDIRYLEILMQARRRPMGLSTIAAALSEDEGTVEDVIEPYLLANSFIERTAKGRIASAKCFETFNVKIDIEKGLFE
- a CDS encoding sensor histidine kinase; amino-acid sequence: MHKSFKIQIIATFVIMSLFCFQSFVILNLSQKNSTSKALFGAMKHETIIKNSFLKNENITPSLKYKFAIYDVNFNPIISNLAKQPSNFKFVTLEENGFLFYKSFFIKDKTPYYIVVEKELDNEKSIFLAALMLLVILVAVLFIVYFLYLSSVKPYKEFQKYMNNFFNDAMHELKTPLGVAGMNLEMLGLENKYITRIKNALKQMQITYEDVEYFIKRGYIKFPLEHLNLGEYIIERVKFLSSVADVKHIVVKTNLESDAFTMLSKVEAQRIIDNTITNAIKYSPKESKIIVNLELEADRINLSVQDFGKGIKDVKKVWKRYVREDEIQGGFGLGLNIVSEICQKHEIIYGVDSIYGKGSTFYYKFKRA
- a CDS encoding response regulator transcription factor; amino-acid sequence: MKILLLEDDLGFQESVCEFLQTLGYEVTAVSDGQEACDLIEKNFYHLFILDIKVPGVNGHEVIKYIRSLNPNAPIMITTSLVDIGDMAIGYELGCNEYLKKPFELAELKFRVTELMRKYYGTDDKNIVKINDEFSFNLNKRALFKNGKMVDLSAKEVALVECLVSHLNSYVSMEELRDLVWNDKEIEGADIRMHVLKIRNKTTSDFITSKRRIGYKIDAQEL